From Ascaphus truei isolate aAscTru1 chromosome 17, aAscTru1.hap1, whole genome shotgun sequence, the proteins below share one genomic window:
- the AMIGO3 gene encoding LOW QUALITY PROTEIN: amphoterin-induced protein 3 (The sequence of the model RefSeq protein was modified relative to this genomic sequence to represent the inferred CDS: deleted 1 base in 1 codon), whose product MIHFPWQWERPEKLLLVLLMGLLDGGTASFGCPSSCICASDLLSCVRQGLHQVPPALPPTSASLDLSYNNLSHLHNHWLSNLPRLHVLRLSHNRVRRLPARIFQNTTQLRHLDLSSNLLEEIREELFQSLYRLEELLLYNNRITRVDGDAFSHLANIRKIYLSWNLLTGFPFSSMQNLTNPHLRTLDLSANRFVELPVDEVIALPSFIKNGLYLHNNPLTCHCTLYALFTHWHHRGFSSVVDFSGEHTCLYMGKPRAAVRVLHTRNGLENCSLGRGQELPDTSLRVLVGKRLLVTCNTSLPRENTTYLWISPAYEFINSNQSLTIHPDGSLEIREAQPWDSGIYLCIAVNSRISSNATHEVNLTVHYPKHEGESFNTGLTTLLGCVVSLVLVFVYLYMTPCPCYWCCPKAAQPPSPPQESSAQSSILCGTPPASEGPNSRKVTASRHVVFLEPIKEGRAGKTPKVLLLKSDSDSASSVFSDSPTVPT is encoded by the exons ATGATTCATTTTCCCTGGCAGTGGGAACGGCCAGAGAAGCTGCTGCTTGTGCTCCTGATGGGACTGTTGGACGGAGGCACAGCCTCTTTCGGCTGCCCCTCCTCCTGTATCTGTGCCTCTGACCTCCTCAGCTGCGTCAGACAGGGCCTCCATCAGGTGCCCCCTGCTCTGCCCCCCACCTCCGCAAGCCTGGACCTGAGCTACAATAACCTCAGCCACCTCCACAACCACTGGCTGTCCAATCTCCCCCGTCTGCACGTGCTCCGGTTGAGCCACAATCGCGTCCGCCGGCTGCCAGCCCGGATCTTCCAAAACACCACCCAGCTGCGGCATCTGGACCTCTCCTCCAACCTTCTGGAGGAGATCCGGGAGGAGCTGTTCCAAAGCCTCTACCGCCTGGAGGAGCTTCTCCTGTATAACAACCGCATTACCCGCGTGGATGGGGACGCTTTCTCCCATCTTGCCAACATTCGGAAGATCTACCTGAGCTGGAACCTGCTAACCGGCTTCCCTTTCAGCTCCATGCAGAATCTCACCAACCCCCATCTCCGTACCTTGGATCTCTCCGCCAACCGCTTCGTGGAGCTGCCGGTGGACGAGGTAATCGCTCTACCCAGCTTCATCAAGAACGGCCTGTACCTGCACAACAACCCTCTGACCTGCCACTGCACTCTCTATGCCCTCTTCACCCACTGGCACCACCGGGGCTTCTCTTCTGTGGTTGACTTCTCCGGGGAGCACACCTGCCTGTATATGGGGAAGCCCCGTGCTGCGGTGCGTGTCCTACACACCCGAAACGGGTTAGAGAACTGCTCGCTGGGCCGGGGACAGGAGCTGCCCGACACCAGTCTGAGGGTACTCGTTGGGAAGCGTCTCCTGGTGACCTGCAACACCAGCCTGCCCCGGGAGAACACCACCTACCTGTGGATCTCGCCTGCATACGAGTTCATCAACAGCAACCAGAGCCTGACGATCCACCCCGACGGAAGCCTGGAGATTCGCGAGGCGCAGCCTTGGGATTCAGGCATCTACCTGTGCATTGCGGTCAACAGCAGGATCAGCTCTAATGCCACCCATGAGGTCAATCTGACAGTGCATTACCCCAAACACGAGGGGGAGTCCTTCAATACCGGCCTCACCACCCTCCTGGGCTGCGTGGTCAGCTTGGTGTTGGTCTTTGTCTACCTCTACATGACACCATGCCCCTGCTACTGGTGCTGCCCCAAGGCAGCGCAGCCCCCCAGCCCCCCGCAGGAGAGCAGCGCCCAGTCCTCCATCCTCTGCGGAACACCGCCCGCCTCCGAGGGGCCCAACAGCCGCAAGGTCACGGCCAGCCGGCACGTGGTCTTCCTGGAACCCATCAAGGAGGGCCGGGCC GGCAAAACCCCAAAGGTTCTGCTGCTCAAGTCGGACTCCGATTCTGCCAGCTCCGTGTTCTCCGACAGTCCCACTGTGCCCACGTAG